A stretch of Brassica napus cultivar Da-Ae unplaced genomic scaffold, Da-Ae ScsIHWf_806;HRSCAF=1155, whole genome shotgun sequence DNA encodes these proteins:
- the LOC106405821 gene encoding uncharacterized protein At5g65660-like gives MENTQGSSPPHMDASRPSLGFPLGTALLLIIIFSLSGIFSCCYHWDKHRSLRRSLANASGHPSADIESSPFKPRPPFPDVKKPQDLSITVVMPGDNTPKFIALPCPCAPPRPENLTVDVQSPPFSPPVKPPRFPIPLC, from the exons ATGGAGAACACTCAAGGATCCTCGCCGCCTCACATGGACGCTTCTCGGCCGTCACTAGGATTCCCTCTCGGCACAGCTCTGCTTCTCATAATCATTTTCAGCCTTTCCGGGATATTCTCTTGCTGTTACCATTGGGACAAACATCGCTCGCTCCGCCGTTCTTTGGCCAATGCCTCTGGTCATCCCTCCGCCGACATAGAGTCCTCTCCGTTCAAACCTAGACCCCCTTTTCCG GATGTGAAGAAACCCCAGGATCTAAGCATAACGGTGGTGATGCCTGGAGATAATACGCCTAAATTTATAGCATTGCCGTGTCCGTGTGCACCACCTCGGCCAGAGAACCTCACCGTTGATGTCCAAAGTCCACCGTTCTCACCACCTGTTAAGCCGCCGCGTTTTCCCATTCCTCTTTGTTAG